Proteins encoded in a region of the Fusarium falciforme chromosome 6, complete sequence genome:
- a CDS encoding Hemerythrin domain-containing protein: protein MRLMLQRHRVRPIYESIFQRQTERLATSFTLSKFVTSAKTRFVVPSLRLRRYHQAAMSTSNPTPEEPTKAVEEKTETVVEELPPLSDRDFKVYNRLAVKMDYFHDHFRRSWNLLWGACTTNKRPQGMSLKQFILEGIQFADNLTAHHGIEETYVFPVLAKKMPEFRGGRAELLRQHKQIHAGLDVFAEYLRQCRAGEVDFEMDVLKEKMEGWGEVLWKHLDEEVKTLGAENMRRYWTKEEIMRLPM, encoded by the exons ATGAGGCTGATGTTACAGCGACATCGTGTAAGACCAATCTACGAGAGCATATTCCAAAGACAAACAGAACGATTAGCTACTTCTTTTACTCTCTCGAAATTTGTTACATCAGCCAAGACGAGATTTGTTGTACCTTCCTTGCGGTTACGGAGATATCACCAAGCAGCAATGTCGACATCAAACCCCACCCCCGAGGAGCCGACAAAGGCTGTTGAGGAGAAGACAGAGACTGTGGTAGAGGAGCTGCCGCCTCTGTCGGACCGGGactttaaggtttataaCCGTCTTGCTGTGAAGATGGACTACTTT CATGACCACTTCCGCCGTTCATGGAACCTCCTCTGGGGAGCATGCACAACCAACAAGCGGCCGCAGGGCATGTCGCTCAAGCAGTTCATTCTCGAGGGCATCCAATTTGCCGATAACCTCACGGCGCACCACGGCATCGAGGAGACGTACGTCTTCCCCGtgctggccaagaagatgcccGAGTTCCGAGGCGGTCGGGCTGAGCTCCTACGCCAGCATAAGCAGATTCATGCTGGGCTTGATGTCTTTGCAGAGTACCTCCGGCAGTGCAGGGCCGGCGAGGTCGATTTTGAGATGGACGTGCTTAAGGAAAAGATGGAGGGGTGGGGAGAGGTGCTGTGGAAGCATCTGGAtgaggaggtcaagacgCTGGGAGCGGAGAATATGAGGAGGTATTGGACAAAGGAGGAGATTATGAGGTTGCCAATGTGA
- a CDS encoding Transcription-coupled repair protein CSB/RAD26, producing the protein MASEDADSENQAVDRAALRDRMLAAAQAGASQDDNEEQPTTEGLNEEDALRNLTGAVRDQNELERDITLQANAALMEADDKKDQNRIDKLQATKHRLQLQLDKEKKRLEKVGTNIYQSRNIQKEIAKLDDEIQQVSSDISDFQARIEKRHQENPVEDSKQAKSKKLPGESNREFLIRTGKITPFAKIGGPRPAGIEGQLADTILDAEEEAAAEQLDEEFAGPTSHQRLRRPGFADELEPETTKPVTKPETTAVETEFSLRPRKKRRIQRDRSPSADFEPEGTPGSESGDDAVWQQGTEDDLVREQRRKAKAKAKLVEQNAIDLSKIDDGNAAHYKKRLNDWVTRRSRARRARRQGTETGGDADQSDEEEEEWFKPAPDFPDHHFGEGLKLPGDIHPSLFGYQKTGVQWLAELYKQHVGGIVGDEMGLGKTVQLIAFLAALHYSKKLTRPVIIVAPATLLRQWVSEFHRWWPPLRVAILHASGSGMMDPKAEDEADLDHFKPLATKSEKAARRIVNGVVKNGHVLVTTYAGLQTYADTLLPVQWDYAVLDEGHKIRNPNAEITVTCKELNTPNRVILSGTPVQNNLTELWSLFDFIYPMRLGTLVNFRTQFEIPIRQGGYANASNLQVMTAEKCAEALKETISEYLLQRLKVDVAADLPEKTEQVLFCKLTDGQRKAYETFLKSDEVSSILSRTRQSLYGIDILRKICNHPDLLDKSLGSKDGYDFGNPKLSAKLQLTKDLLQKVMIPNGHKTLLFSQGKQMLNIIEKCIRECDISYVRMDGETPVDQRQPMIDKFNEDPNIHVFLMTTRTGGLGTNLTGADRIIIFDPDWNPSTDLQARERAWRLGQKKPVKIYRLMTEGTIEEKIYHRQIFKQFMTNKVLKDPKQRSSYDLSDLYDLFSFNPVGEAGAQRSEVFKGAEVDLANADGGEGGDQNVQPISSIGRDTNDVEGRELQQMDLVAAMEEFKEDKSAHDEKRMLEGIFAKSVNSAYDHEQIVNGPQKAKADMSVLRHEANQVARQAAAHLRQAGLEARRVPIGTVTWTGEVGQAGRPGGNRRRGGPGSTGIISNLADRQGLDGGSGSSSRSGTPGSDRNLKAKDFVAMIKTFINRQGGRVPSKMLVDHFNPYCPNKKQSDEFKAALDRVAVLNKSGGTGRGIWTLKLGVK; encoded by the coding sequence ATGGCATCAGAAGATGCAGACTCGGAGAACCAAGCGGTTGATCGAGCCGCACTTCGCGATCGAATGCTCGCCGCCGCGCAAGCAGGTGCTTCCCAAGATGACAACGAGGAACAGCCCACGACGGAGGGCCTGAACGAGGAAGATGCGCTTCGGAACCTGACTGGTGCTGTCCGAGATCAGAATGAACTTGAACGAGACATCACTCTCCAAGCCAACGCTGCGTTGATGGAAGCCGATGACAAGAAGGATCAGAATCGTATCGACAAGCTGCAAGCAACCAAACATCGGCTTCAATTACAGttggacaaggagaagaagcgcctCGAGAAAGTAGGCACAAACATTTACCAGTCCCGAAATATCCAGAAGGAAATCGCCAAGTTGGATGACGAGATTCAGCAAGTCAGCAGCGACATCTCGGATTTTCAAGCACGTATCGAGAAGCGACACCAGGAGAACCCTGTCGAGGATTCAAAGCAAGCCAAATCCAAGAAGCTTCCAGGCGAAAGCAATCGCGAGTTTCTCATCCGAACTGGCAAGATTACGCCTTTCGCCAAGATTGGTGGACCACGACCAGCCGGCATTGAGGGACAGCTCGCGGATACGATTTTGGatgcagaggaagaggctgcgGCAGAGCAGTTAGATGAGGAGTTCGCAGGCCCGACCTCTCACCAACGCCTCCGGCGCCCTGGCTTTGCTGACGAGCTCGAGCCCGAAACGACTAAGCCGGTGACCAAGCCAGAGACCACGGCAGTTGAGACTGAGTTTTCTCTCCgaccaaggaagaagagacgtATTCAGAGAGATCGAAGCCCATCTGCCGATTTTGAGCCTGAAGGAACCCCTGGTTCTGAATCAGGAGATGATGCTGTTTGGCAGCAAGGAACCGAGGATGATCTCGTCCGGGAACAACGCCGCAAGGCGAAGGCCAAAGCTAAACTCGTCGAGCAAAACGCGATTGATCTTAGCAAGATCGATGACGGAAACGCGGCGCACTACAAGAAGAGGCTGAACGATTGGGTCACCCGAAGAAGTCGCGCGAGACGAGCACGCAGACAGGGAACTGAGACCGGCGGCGACGCCGACCagagcgacgaggaggaagaggaatggTTCAAGCCTGCTCCAGACTTTCCAGATCACCATTTTGGGGAGGGACTCAAACTCCCTGGGGATATTCACCCCTCCCTTTTCGGATACCAGAAGACTGGTGTCCAGTGGCTTGCGGAACTCTACAAGCAGCATGTTGGAGGCATCGTGGGCGATGAGATGGGATTGGGCAAGACTGTGCAACTGATCGCATTCCTCGCGGCTCTTCACTACAGCAAAAAGCTCACACGCCCTGTCATTATTGTTGCTCCAGCCACGCTCCTACGACAATGGGTAAGCGAGTTTCATCGCTGGTGGCCACCCCTTCGTGTGGCAATCCTCCACGCTTCTGGTAGCGGAATGATGGATCCTAAAGCCGAGGACGAGGCAGATTTGGATCATTTCAAGCCTCTCGCGACCAAATCAGAGAAGGCTGCAAGAAGGATTGTCAACGGAGTTGTCAAGAATGGCCATGTTCTGGTGACGACCTATGCCGGCCTTCAGACTTACGCAGACACCCTACTGCCAGTTCAATGGGACTATGCCGTTCTTGATGAAGGACACAAGATTCGTAATCCCAATGCTGAGATCACGGTCACCTGCAAAGAACTCAACACCCCCAACCGTGTCATCCTTTCAGGAACACCCGTTCAAAACAATCTGACCGAGCTATGGTCTCTGTTTGACTTCATCTACCCTATGCGCCTGGGAACGCTTGTCAATTTCAGAACACAGTTTGAGATCCCAATTCGGCAAGGCGGTTATGCCAATGCCTCCAACTTGCAAGTCATGACTGCAGAGAAATGTGCCGAAGCTCTGAAGGAGACAATCAGCGAGTACCTACTCCAGCGATTGAAAGTCGACGTTGCTGCTGATCTCCCCGAGAAGACGGAGCAGGTCTTGTTTTGCAAGCTGACAGATGGGCAACGCAAAGCCTATGAGACATTTCTTAAATCTGATGAGGTCTCGTCCATCTTATCCCGAACACGACAATCCCTTTATGGGATCGATATTCTCCGCAAGATCTGCAATCACCCCGATCTGCTGGACAAGAGTCTTGGAAGCAAAGACGGATACGACTTTGGCAACCCCAAGCTTTCCGCCAAACTCCAGCTGACCAAAGATTTGCTGCAAAAGGTCATGATCCCCAATGGTCACAAGACTCTTCTGTTTTCCCAAGGAAAGCAAATGCTCAACATTATCGAGAAATGTATCAGAGAATGTGACATCAGCTATGTTCGAATGGATGGAGAAACCCCCGTCGACCAACGTCAGCCCATGATTGACAAGTTTAACGAAGATCCAAACATCCACGTGTTCCTCATGACAACGAGAACCGGAGGATTGGGAACGAACTTGACGGGCGCTGACCGgatcatcatctttgaccCAGACTGGAACCCGTCGACTGATCTCCAGGCCAGAGAAAGAGCATGGAGGCTGGGTCAGAAGAAGCCAGTGAAGATCTACCGCTTGATGACTGAGGGAACGATCGAGGAGAAGATTTATCATCGTCAGATCTTCAAGCAGTTCATGACCAACAAGGTGCTGAAGGATCCAAAGCAGCGAAGCAGCTATGATCTGTCAGACCTCTACGATCTCTTCAGTTTCAACCCAGTGGGAGAGGCGGGAGCTCAACGAAGTGAAGTCTTCAAAGGGGCTGAAGTTGACTTGGCTAAtgctgatggaggagagggcgGAGACCAGAACGTACAACCCATCAGCAGCATTGGACGTGACACCAACGACGTTGAGGGTAGAGAACTCCAGCAGATGGATCTAGTGGCTGCTATGGAGGAGTTCAAAGAAGACAAGTCTGCTCATGATGAGAAGCGCATGCTGGAGGGCATCTTTGCGAAGTCTGTCAACAGCGCCTACGATCATGAACAAATCGTCAACGGGCCCCAGAAAGCCAAGGCGGACATGTCTGTCCTTCGACATGAGGCGAACCAAGTCGCCCGCCAAGCCGCGGCACATCTTCGTCAGGCTGGCTTAGAGGCACGCAGAGTCCCGATCGGTACTGTGACATGGACCGGAGAGGTTGGACAGGCTGGTCGCCCAGGAGGTAACCGTCGGCGTGGGGGACCTGGCTCGACAGGCATTATTAGTAACCTGGCTGATCGTCAAGGTCTCGACGGTGGAAGTGGAAGCAGCTCACGATCCGGTACCCCAGGCTCGGACAGGAATCTCAAGGCAAAGGACTTCGTGGCGATGATCAAAACCTTCATTAACCGTCAGGGCGGCCGGGTTCCCAGCAAGATGCTGGTGGACCATTTCAACCCGTACTGTCCAAACAAGAAACAGAGCGACGAGTTCAAAGCTGCCCTGGATAGAGTTGCCGTGCTCAACAAGTCTGGCGGCACGGGCAGAGGAATCTGGACATTGAAGCTGGGAGTGAAGTGA
- a CDS encoding Fe-S-biosyn domain-containing protein, translating into MASLHCANAPSAARSFIQLARRSYSTAASQSSTPLEFLVPRCAPSPLRVTEASTTASRIHIHTRDSNNSRWLWRSNLHAPAVRAFSTSAARQQTRAILNPQQDEDGNEMMLEITERAAKRLNKIMEKDGNPNLALRIQVESGGCHGFQYLMSLITLPPKDSPEWSNIVNEDDTIFQYIPEDADPATASEDGPKVVLDEPSLDLLKGSKVDFTMELIGSQFKIVDNPFATSSCGCGTSFDIKM; encoded by the exons ATGGCTTCTCTTCACTGCGCGAATGCGCCATCAGCCGCTAGATCCTTTATCCAGCTCGCTCGACGCAGCTATTCCACTGCCGCTTCCCAGTCCTCCACACCCCTCGAGTTCCTCGTCCCGCGATGCGCACCTTCTCCGCTCCGAGTCACCGAGGCTTCGACCACTGCTTCGAGAATACATATCCACACACGCGATTCCAATAATTCCAGGTGGCTTTGGCGTTCCAACTTGCATGCTCCGGCTGTACGAGCGTTTTCCACTTCTGCCGCTCGACAGCAGACACGAGCAATCTTGAACCCGCAGCaagacgaggatggcaaCGAGATGATGTTGGAAATTACTGAACGGGCAGCCAAG CGCCTCAACAAGATTATGGAAAAGGACGGCAACCCGAACCTCGCACTACGAATCCAAGTCGAAAGCGGCGGCTGCCACGGCTTCCAATACCTCATGAGCCTCATAACTCTACCACCAAAGGACAGCCCAGAATGGTCAAACATTGTCAACGAGGACGACACCATCTTCCAATACATCCCAGAGGACGCCGACCCGGCCACGGCTTCGGAGGACGGTCCGAAGGTCGTGCTCGATGAGCCATCTCTCGATCTCCTCAAGGGCAGCAAGGTGGACTTCACAATGGAGCTGATCGGCTCTCAATTCAAGATTGTCGATAACCCATTTGCTACTAGCAGTTGTGGGTGTGGTACTAGCTTCGACATCAAGATGTAG
- a CDS encoding Eukaryotic translation initiation factor 3 subunit C — protein MSRFFRGGDDSSTDSSSDEEELYSEEEEEEEEQEDSQEESSQEDSDSDDSDDGGVKKTGASAFLVGQSDSDSDESDDEHRGKVKSAKDKRLDELEASIKQIENGQKNGDWTLISAEYDKLNRQVTKLPGSKPPKPYIRILAELEDFMNESLAKAKVTPKKMNATQARALNAVKQKIKKTNKEYQSQIDSYREDKDGFMESSEEEVVAAPVKAKKVSLQVEAAPTEEADDEGFATVGKGGRTLQYTPESIFKHLRTIMESRGKKNTDRAEQIKVMEKLHEIANTPYQKIRLLLTLVSARFDLGSGGASAMPLEHWKAAEKELSSLLQVLEENRDYVVVENAEEWDDDEKPPTLQPGEKHIKVPGSIVSYIERLDDELVRSLQSIDPHTSEYIERLQDEGALYNIIFRGLLYYEYIRKDDSLETPQDSVNRIVMRRLEHVYFKPAQVVKTFEENCWKTVGDSVESVITPRDQAQNAGNLVNVLCNYLFSNSDGIIRARAMLCQVYFLALHGEYYKARDMMLMSHLQENIPNFDVQSQILYNRTLVQVGLCAFRKGLVYDAQNTLQEICGSGRQKELLAQGVMMQRYNQVSPEQERLEKQRQLPFHMHINLELLECVYLTCSMLLEIPLLAQTGSSPDVKKRVISKTYRRMLEYHERQIFTGPPENTRDHVMQASKALAAGEWKKSISFIHSIKIWDLMPSAEEIKAMLSKQIQEEGLRTYLFTYAPFYDTLSIETLSAMFELDVTKISAVVSKMISHEELSASLDQVTSTVIFRKGVELSRLQSLALALSDKASALIETNERTLEQRTQGTSNAFERQGGRGRGGQRTGQRQGRGGARAGGNTQRQAGGTQFTGGALGAAVRG, from the exons ATGTCTCGATTCTTCCGCGGCGGCGACGACAGCTCCACCGACAGCTccagcgacgaggaggagctctactccgaggaggaggaagaggaggaggagcaggaggactCCCAGGAGGAATCCTCCCAGGAAGACAGCGACAGCGATGATTCCGACGATGGCGGCGTGAAGAAGACGGGTGCCAGTGCTTTCCTGGTCGGACAATCCGACTCGGATAGCGATGAGAGTGATGACGAGCACCGAGGCAAGGTCAAGAGTGCCAAGGACAAGCGCCTGGACGAGCTGGAGGCATCCATCAAGCAGATCGAGAACGGCCAAAAGAACGGCGACTGGACCCTCATCTCTGCCG AATATGACAAGCTCAACCGCCAGGTTACCAAGCTGCCCGGCAGCAAACCTCCCAAGCCCTACATCCGAATTCTCGCTGAGCTCGAGGACTTTATGAATGAGTCACTGGCCAAGGCGAAGGTCACCCCCAAGAAGATGAACGCCACCCAGGCCCGAGCCCTCAACGCCGTCAAGCAAAAGATCAAGAAGACCAACAAGGAGTACCAGAGTCAGATTGACTCTTACCGAGAGGACAAGGATGGCTTCATGGAGTCAtccgaggaggaggttgtggCTGCTcccgtcaaggccaagaaggtctCTCTCCAGGTTGAGGCTGCTCCTACTGAGGAGGCTGACGATGAGGGTTTTGCTACCGTCGGCAAGGGTGGCCGCACACTCCAGTACACTCCCGAGAGCATCTTCAAGCACCTTCGAACCATTATGGAGTCCCGAGGAAAGAAGAACACCGATCGTGCTGAGCAGATCAAGGTCATGGAGAAGCTGCACGAGATTGCCAACACCCCTTACCAGAAGAtccgtctcctcctcacTCTTGTCTCTGCCCGATTCGACCTTGGCTCTGGTGGTGCTTCTGCCATGCCTCTTGAGCACTGGAAGGCTGCCGAGAAGGAACTCTCGAGCCTCCTCCaggtcctcgaggagaaCCGTGACTACGTTGTCGTTGAGAACGCCGAGGAGTGggacgatgacgagaagCCCCCTACTCTGCAGCCTGGTGAGAAGCACATCAAGGTTCCCGGAAGCATCGTCTCTTACATTGAGCGACTTGACGATGAGCTCGTTCGCTCTCTCCAGAGCATCGACCCCCACACCTCCGAGTACATCGAGCGGTTGCAAGACGAGGGTGCCCTCTACAACATCATCTTCCGCGGCCTCCTCTACTATGAGTACATCCGAAAGGACGACTCCCTGGAAACTCCTCAAGATAGCGTGAACCGAATTGTGATGCGCCGATTGGAACACGTTTACTTCAAG CCCGCCCAGGTTGTCAAGACTTTCGAGGAGAACTGCTGGAAGACTGTTGGCGACTCGGTCGAGTCTGTCATCACCCCCCGCGACCAGGCCCAGAACGCTGGAAACCTCGTCAATGTTCTCTGCAACTACCTGTTCAGCAACAGCGACGGTATTATTCGTGCCCGAGCCATGCTGTGCCAGGTTTacttcctcgccctccacGGCGAGTACTACAAGGCCCGTGACATGATGTTGATGTCGCATTTGCAGGAGAACATCCCCAACTTTGACGTCCAGAGCCAGATCCTGTACAACCGAACTCTGGTCCAAGTTGGTCTCTGCGCTTTCCGCAAGGGTCTTGTCTACGATGCCCAGAACACTCTGCAAGAAATCTGCGGCAGCGGCCGTCAGAAGGAGTTGCTCGCCCAGGGTGTCATGATGCAGCGATACAACCAGGTGTCTCCTGAGCAGGAGCGCCTCGAGAAGCAGCGACAACTGCCCTTCCACATGCacatcaaccttgagctcctcgagtGTGTCTACCTGACCTGCAGCATGCTTCTCGAGATTCCTCTGCTGGCCCAGACCGGTTCTTCACCGGATGTTAAGAAGAGAGTCATCAGCAAGACCTATCGCCGCATGCTCGAGTATCACGAGAGGCAAATCTTCACTGGTCCTCCCGAGAACACACGAGACCATGTGATGCAGGCTTCCAAGGCTCTGGCTGCTGGTGAGTGGAAGAAGTCAATCAGCTTCATCCACAgcatcaagatctgggacCTCATGCCCAGCgccgaggagatcaaggccatgcTCTCCAAGCAGATCCAAGAGGAGGGTCTGCGAACCTACCTCTTCACCTACGCCCCCTTCTACGACACCCTCTCCATCGAGACTCTCAGCGCCATGTTTGAGCTTGATGTTACCAAGATTTCGGCCGTTGTCAGCAAGATGATCAGCCACGAGGAGCTTTCCGCCTCCCTCGACCAGGTCACCTCTACTGTCATCTTCCGCAAGGGTGTCGAGCTCAGCCGTCTCCAGTCCCTGGCTCTTGCCCTGTCAGACAAGGCCAGCGCACTCATCGAGACCAACGAGCGAACTCTGGAGCAGCGAACACAGGGCACCTCAAACGCATTTGAGCGACAAggcggccgaggccgaggaggacagAGGACAGGACAACGAcagggccgaggaggagcacgGGCGGGCGGCAACACGCAGCGACAAGCTGGTGGAACGCAGTTCACGGGTGGCGCGCTGGGTGCGGCTGTCCGAGGTTAA